A part of Plasmodium coatneyi strain Hackeri chromosome 8, complete sequence genomic DNA contains:
- a CDS encoding SICA antigen produces MAPAGVVKSTGGEMITRGKFNFMSQLLPRWIRKYGIGSVDNIGDHVWKDIEGMFEELIRRLNDDSTEEKTLCVDIDKEDTTNTTIKKELCKALIRIIYFVSGIKAGSGIEKGWKGGKDKGADAYLRCVVGKVTTVKLFEDHCRINEVSKYVKQKVEEKLKEYGVQGRYEKCKLVESEGINVGKKFVGEQIDKWAEVIKSSTGKIPTIVEYNNCVNDNDVRKGKGAEKNRKREHFLELLGIKEEELTKLADTTGSLSKDQMNTVLQTLKDKLKKKKTPYQCSKKKDNGGFLEDEELNISDWFTAFSNNVTEEDEAQYNELQGLLALCQHDEDDEEIKKLNLNKYGKFCEIMVRNILLVTDVGKEYKSKQQSPSPCNKSVKGISVCDLLNVWAYYMEWFCAPRSVMEHAFKRVKEVRGEMPGDENYAECALDDVPNIPYGDGNNILPEVYYFFLTNMLYYKMAEATKEEWCADKDQRSYTKNVSEFVSPERADPVVADDGKLNKLKSLVEMVAEGMEQEKKEEEEVLKDLQRTVQDATAEQPPLPSSEEGDPGKETSNHKDEQVDQDLKTPKIVIPPKTKPGEDCNGKTSCEFVKCVAEEWRSIRNNQEWPKLWEDTTNMIQSLTNAISGKDTSDVSQYCTDNKEESKSLNAEEKAACESIARGLQYIYSIKLEEKQGNRVEHQRFKQTMSCVILNALIKKLKDEKKESCSVDKGISKAFESTNEIKKNKCKEGPCVPCTQEYDQNCNVAEGTVREKLEGIFNERNDQIQQVLNAICPDPPPLPQSTLRSEEDQELPSIPPLLPTESEGRPAGGREKASEAVLESSKAAALRNPIDPSDLTPYLPLPPVFLAISAMTYLLWKYFGMLSKRRKRYRRAHQVRGPSLEQQIVDHVDQPGPREYTIVKERKPRSVPKGKTKSQKKQDLCRRVDPRAGVRRRMIIDIHLEVLDECQKEDLHSTKEDFFEILVQEFMGSKYMEEGNVPKEQVPSLDSGLRVDVPKEQVPCSDSGF; encoded by the exons GATCATGTGTGGAAAGATATAGAAGGTATGTTCGAAGAATTAATTAGGAGGTTGAATGATGATTCTACAGAGGAAAAAACTCTGTGCGTAGACATCGATAAGGAGGATACTACAAATACGACAATTAAGAAAGAATTATGTAAAGCTCTAATaagaattatttattttgtaagTGGAATTAAGGCAGGTAGTGGAATAGAGAAGGGctggaaaggggggaaggataaAGGAGCAGATGCTTATCTCAGGTGTGTGGTCGGGAAGGTAACTACGGTAAAATTATTCGAGGACCATTGTAGAATAAACGAGGTGTCTAAATACGTGAAACAGAAAGTTGAAGAGAAACTGAAAGAATATGGAGTTCAGGGGAGATATGAAAAGTGTAAGTTAGTAGAGTCCGAAGGAATCaatgtggggaaaaaatttgttgGGGAGCAAATAGATAAGTGGGCAGAAGTAATTAAAAGTAGTACAGGGAAGATACCAACAATAGTGGAGTATAATAATTGTGTAAATGATAATGATGTgcggaaagggaaaggggcAGAAAAGAATAGAAAAAGGGAGCATTTTTTAGAACTTTTAggaataaaggaggaagaattaacaaaattggcGGACACAACTGGAAGTTTGTCAAAGGACCAAATGAACACAGTACTACAGACACTAAAGGacaaactaaaaaaaaagaaaaccccTTACCAatgttccaaaaaaaaagacaatgGCGGATTTTTGGAAGATGAGGAAC tAAATATTAGTGATTGGTTTACAGCGTTTTCGAATAATGTAACAGAAGAAGACGAAGCTCAGTATAATGAGCTGCAAGGTCTATTAGCTCTGTGCCAGCatgatgaagatgatgaGGAAATTAAGAAATTAAACCTGAACAAATATGGCAAATTCTGTGAAATTATGGTAAGGAATATATTATTAGTTACAGACGTCGGTAAGGAGTATAAGAGCAAACAACAGAGTCCGTCACCATGCAATAAAAGCGTAAAGGGAATTTCTGTATGTGATTTATTGAATGTTTGGGCATATTATATGGAGTGGTTTTGTGCTCCGAGAAGTGTAATGGAACATGCCTTTAAGCGGGTAAAAGAAgtaaggggggaaatgccTGGAGATGAGAACTATGCGGAATGTGCTCTTGATGATGTACCTAACATTCCTTACGGAGACGGAAATAATATTCTACCTGAAGTATACTACTTCTTTCTCACAAATATGTTGTATTATAAGATGGCAGAAGCAACTAAAGAAGAATGGTGTGCAGATAAGGATCAACGGTCATACACGAAAAATGTGTCAGAGTTCGTGTCACCTGAACGGGCTGATCCAGTCGTCGCCGATGATGGCAAACTGAACAAATTGAAGAGCCTTGTTGAGATGGTTGCTGAAGGAAtggaacaagaaaaaaaggaagaggaagaagtgttAAAAGACTTACAACGAACTGTTCAGGACGCCACAGCGGAACAACCACCGCTTCCCTCCTCTGAGGAAGGTGACCCAGGGAAGGAGACATCCAACCACAAAGATGAACAGGTCGATCAGGATCTAAAGACACCGAAAATCGTTATACCTCCCAAAACAAAACCAGGCGAAGACTGTAATGGTAAAACCTCCTGTGAATTTGTGAAGTGTGTAGCAGAAGAATGGAGAAGTATTAGAAACAATCAAGAGTGG CCTAAATTATGGGAGGACACGACAAATATGATCCAATCACTCACAAATGCCATATCTGGGAAGGATACATCTGATGTGAGCCAATATTGTACGGACAATAAAGAGGAAAGTAAATCACTAaatgcagaagaaaaagcagcaTGCGAGTCCATTGCTAGGGGgttacaatatatatatagtataaaACTAGAAGAGAAGCAAGGGAACCGTGTTGAGCACCAACGATTTAAGCAAACTATGTCTTGTGTTATATTGAATGcgttgataaaaaaattaaaagacgAGAAAAAAGAATCTTGCTCCGTAGACAAAGGCATAAGTAAGGCTTTTGAATCTACgaatgaaattaaaaaaaataaatgcaaagAAGGACCATGTGTTCCTTGCACTCAAGAATACGATCAAAATTGCAATGTCGCCGAAGGAACAGTACGCGAAAAACTGGAAGGAATATTCAATGAGAGGAATGACCAAATACAACAAGTTCTAAATGCTATATGTCCAGACCCACCTCCCCTACCACAATCTACTCTTCGATCTGAAGAGGACCAAGAATTACCATCCATACCACCTCTTCTACCCACAGAATCAGAAGGACGACCTGCAGGAGGCAGGGAAAAAGCAAGTGAAGCAGTTTTAGAATCATCCAAGGCTGCCGCACTCAGGAACCCCATAGACCCTTCCGACCTTActccataccttcctttgcCTCCCGTGTTCCTTGCTATTTCTGCTATGACCTACCTgctctggaag tactttggaatgcttagtaaaagaagaaaacgttacagaagagctcatcaagtacgtggtccctccttagaacaacagattgttgaccatgtggatCAACCtggtccacgtgaatataccatagtaaaggaacgcaaaccaagatctgttccaaaaggaaaaacgaagagtcaaaaaaaacaggacCTGTGTCGCCGTGTTGATCCTCGTGctggtgtacgtcgccgcatgattattgatatccatttagaagtcttagacgaatgtcaaaaggaagatctgcattcgacgaaggaggacttttttgaaattttggttcaagaattcatGGGATCCAAGTatatggaagaaggaaatgttcctaaggaacaggttccaagtttagattccgggttgagggttgatgttcctaaggaacaggttccatgttcagattccgggttttag